The Clarias gariepinus isolate MV-2021 ecotype Netherlands chromosome 12, CGAR_prim_01v2, whole genome shotgun sequence region AACGACTTTTAAAATACTTATGTCCTAAAACGACTCCAGtgcgttaaaattcacttataccacttcagcgctgttatttcagccaaagtgaaaatatgaactaatcccagtaaaaatattcactttatcttttctaattaatatctattggtgcaggtgtttgtttacattcgcgcattagtagcttattttaaagaagattattaaatccgccACATAACTGTTggtaacatcgcttttactctaCATGTTGATGTCACTTACAGGTTAAACTGAAAAAAGTCTCAGTAAATTGTCTAGCGGTCGAtttaagacacgcccacagtttgacgcatgCGCAGAACCCTGTTAAAACTTTCCATATatcatctggcacataactgctcataacttcccttctacgtaacattttaatttaatttatggtaCAGTTCAACTTCAGGCAAAAACttaaggactggcaaagttatATTAAATTCTCTCCAGACAGATTATAAACCGCAAGTACTAATTTACAGACAGAAATGTTCAGGTCCTTTAATGTATAACgcgttaaaatataaaattgaaagttctgaccaatgtacagacacaacctttttatttatttatacaaattctTAAAATGAGACGCGGTTGTGCAGAAAATGTCAGAAAATTTGGTTTGGTGGAAATGGGCGGAGCCTAGACCATTAGATTCACCTTAAGCCAATGACTAATTAGAAAATACCTTGAAAAGGTCTTTCTTGGTTAATTGATTTATGGGTTATGAAcctaaatataaaacacaaccaAACAGCGCCACCATCAGACCAATCAGGGTCATTTGACTTAGCTGGGATCTGGGAAGCATGGGGCATCTGAGCCAAATTTCATCGCTTTAGGTCTTAGACACGTACAACACTGTCAGAGGGGGCAGATAGTGAGATACTCAACAGCCAAGTTAAACTGATTTCATGACCTGACATGATGGTTCTTTGCCCCGTCCCTATTTCAAGTTTCTGTTTCGTAATTTTTAATGAGAGAAACAAATTACTTTTGATTAACTGTTGACTAATTACAGGttcatgaacagttaaaaatatttatttccttttatttttatagaaagGTTTAAATGggtaaataataatgattattattattattatttttagagcTGTTATAATGAGTTCAGCACGAGACAGATGGAGCTCCTCCAGGAAGTCTCAGGCTCCTGATCCTGTTCCCTCACAGGTAAAGATTAATGATAAGccatgttacaaaaaaaacaataatattaatagaatGTTAAAGTTTGACTGGTGTTTGTATTTTACTGCCTCGCTTTGCTAGCCTACAAGCTGTCCTGCTAATCAAACAAAACCTCATAACACAAGATGAGGGGTGAAAAAGGAATTCTAAAGTGTTTTCTTAATAAGTGTTCTTGTTGTTTGATCTTTAGTTGTGTGAGGATGTAAAAGCAGAGACTTCAGACAGAGAAACATATGAAGTGTTAGAAGTCTGTGTGAAGAAAGAGGAGACGCTGGAGCGGAAGATCGACGATGATGGAGATGACTTCGTCAACACACCTGAAGATATCTCCATTAAAGAGGAAGATCTTGACACTAAAGACTACCTCTGTAAGACATCATGCCACTCTGGAGATGAATATTAGCTGGGGGAGGGGGCGGTGGTGGGCTCTCTTAGCCACATGCATGATCTTGCAGATGATGGTGATTGGCTGTGATTAACAGGAGACAGAGTATGCCTCTCACCATGAGAGTGAGTTTTTTACCATGTCCAAGTGGGTTTTCTCTCGATCCACTTGTTTCTTAGACAGACGAATTGGCTATGCTTTCATTGTCACTAGATGtgagtaaatgtataaatgtttggATGTATGATGTCCTGATGTCCCAGCTAGACtgcgtgttttttttgtttttcattctgtGTACTTAagtattatttactgtaataaacataattttgtttttttctgcaagcTTCATCTGTCACCACCAATGCAAGACTAAAAAATAAACGTTTCTTGCATTGTCTCATGGATAACCCTTTTGTCAATATTTTTTCCCCTGCTGTGGTCTCTCTATTTTCAGATTGTGAGATCTGCAAATCCATCTTCTTTAATAAATGTGAGGTTCATGGACCGCCTATTTTTATCCCTGATACTCCCGCTCCCATGGGTGGCACAGATCGAGCCAGACAAACTCTTCCCCCTGGACTGGAGATTCAGAAGTCCGGTATTCCTAATGCAGGCCTGGGAGTGTTCAATAAGGGGGAGACTGTTCCAGTAGGTGTACACTTCGGACCCTACCAGGGAGAGCTggtagacagagagaaagccATGAACAGTGGATACTCCTGGGTGGTGAGTTTGTCGTAAAGTTATCAAAAAATCCGAAGATTTCTTTAAGCAGCAAAGTGTTACCATTGAATGAAAGTATATGCTCCAtagaatagaattttttttcaagtctTTAACTCTGGATGACTTATGTATTGAGGATTAGAGCTATACTGAACCAACATTAGCTTACAAAatcaaagtaaataaatattactcatgtaaaatatattggATTTGGTTTGTTTAGTGTTCAAAGCACAAGGAAATGACATTACTCAGAGAGGTTTGATTTAACAGTACAGCTTTGccatgtaaacaacataaattCTTGATAAGTAGAAATTTTCTTCCTTCTGATTTTTCATAAAAGTCTTGACTGCTTTTTAGGTTACTAAATTCACCTTAAAGCTTGTCGGCTGCTCGATGACAAcaaaatttacagaaaacaacctgtttgtaataataatatcgacattttactgtatactgtatgtatgatgtAATAGAGAAAATGTAAATCTGCAATTTGTCTACAGATATGCAGGGGCAGCCAGTGGGAAGAATACATAGATGCTACAAAAGAAAAGCAAGCAAATTGGATGAGGTGAGAAATTGTTTAGCTATTGTTTTTACTGAGCAACTTTATCTGCCTCCTGTCACTGATATCTCCCACATGTTCTGTATCTCTGATCTGATTTGTACATTTCCTTCCACTTTGCCTCATTCCTTTAGGTTTGTGAATTGTGCTCGTAATGATGAAGAACAGAATCTTGTGGCATTTCAATATCAAGGAAGAATTCTGTATCGTTGTTGTCGACCCGTCAACCCAGGACAGGAGCTCTTGGTGTGGTATGAAGAGAAGTACGCAAAAGAACTCAGTCCTGCATTTGACCAGCTCTGGAACAGAAAATGCTCCACGAATGGTAAAGTCCATCCAGATTTACTGCAGATCATTTCAGTTCTATTCATTTGTATTTGTACTCAAAACTCTACTTTTTGATTAAGCAAATGTGCTGGATCATAAAAGGACAAAACAACACAGGGGCAAAGGGTTCAGGGGCAGTTTAATTTTAGGTTTGGTAGTGCATCACTCATATGGAGGTGTTCATCATCATAGACATCGCTAAAAGCCCTTACTTGATGTTTTGCGATTATAtggtatttattataaaatctaTGATATTTTTGTCCCTTCATTTCTCTAGATATAAACAATGCTGCGTTGCAAGTCTTTCGCTGTGCCATTTGTCCTCTTTCCTATGCGTCTCAAATTTACCTAGACAAACACATTGAGAGATGCCACTTTCAAATCCTTTCTAAAGACTCCAATAGTCAGCCATCCTCATCTCATACTCTCAGTTCTGACGCTTCTCACAATGATGTACAGAAGGAAAGTCACCACTGCATATCCTGTGGAAAGAATTTTGGTCATCAAGATGCCCTCAAAACACACCAGTGCAATCAAGCAGGAGAAAAATCGCATCACTGCTCGcaatgtggaaagagttttaacCAAAAAAGAAATCTCTACAAACACCAGATCATTCACACAGAAGAGAAAccgtatcactgctcacagtgtaGAAAGAGTTTTACTTATCCAGCTGCCTTCCGAAAGCACCAGTGCTTACAGAAACCGGAGaggacacataactgttcactGTGTGTTAAGAGTTTTTTTCATCTGAGCGCCCTCCTAGatcaccagcgcattcacacagaaGGGCGGTCATACCGTTGCTCAGattgtggaaagagttttagtGGACAGAGCGCTCTACGACAACACCAGTGCCTtcatacaggagagaagccgtatcactgctcacaTTGTAGGAAGAGTTTCACTCAGAGGTTTACTCTCCAACAGcaccagcacattcacacggGTGAGAAGCCATATCAGTGCCCACAGTGTGCAAAGAGTTTCACTTATCAGACTGCTCTCAAAcgacaccagcgcattcacacaggggagaagccgtatcactgcttGTGGTGCGAAAGGAGTTTTATTCAACGACGTAATCTCATACAACatcagcacattcacacaggagagaagccatatcactgcttacagtgtggaaagagttatATTAGCCAGAGGAATCTTCAACGACACCAgtacattcacacaggagagaagccatatcagtgctcacagtgcgGAACGAGTTTTGCTTATCATACTGCTCTGAAACGACACCAgtgcattcacacaggagagaagccacATCACTTTATACAATGTTAGAAGAAATTAAATTTACTCAACTGAGTAATCTCCAATGATTCCATGGATCTTAAATATAACTGAAAAAGTAAAGAAGTACATTAATCAGATGTTGCATGATGTAAAGTTGTCAGAttcaatatgtttattattactgttttggctgaaaaagatgtatatatttaattgtattttttttttcttgagtcACATGTAAATCAGTAATGATGTTTCCAACATTTAATCAAACTCTGccaacatttaaattaatcaaGCATTTAGTTCCTCTAACCACTCAATTGTTTCTTATCTTAAATATTGAAACAATATTGGACATGAAAGTTCATTGCAGTAACCAAAGGATTTAAATGCATTCATGTCATAAAAGGGGGGCATCCAGTGAGGTATGTCTTGTATCTATAGTGAACATATCTGTAAAGACAGATTAATTATATTCCATGATCAAGAATTCTCTACGCCAAAGGCACTTTATAGGTAAATGcacacaatattt contains the following coding sequences:
- the LOC128534542 gene encoding histone-lysine N-methyltransferase PRDM9-like yields the protein MSSARDRWSSSRKSQAPDPVPSQLCEDVKAETSDRETYEVLEVCVKKEETLERKIDDDGDDFVNTPEDISIKEEDLDTKDYLYCEICKSIFFNKCEVHGPPIFIPDTPAPMGGTDRARQTLPPGLEIQKSGIPNAGLGVFNKGETVPVGVHFGPYQGELVDREKAMNSGYSWVICRGSQWEEYIDATKEKQANWMRFVNCARNDEEQNLVAFQYQGRILYRCCRPVNPGQELLVWYEEKYAKELSPAFDQLWNRKCSTNDINNAALQVFRCAICPLSYASQIYLDKHIERCHFQILSKDSNSQPSSSHTLSSDASHNDVQKESHHCISCGKNFGHQDALKTHQCNQAGEKSHHCSQCGKSFNQKRNLYKHQIIHTEEKPYHCSQCRKSFTYPAAFRKHQCLQKPERTHNCSLCVKSFFHLSALLDHQRIHTEGRSYRCSDCGKSFSGQSALRQHQCLHTGEKPYHCSHCRKSFTQRFTLQQHQHIHTGEKPYQCPQCAKSFTYQTALKRHQRIHTGEKPYHCLWCERSFIQRRNLIQHQHIHTGEKPYHCLQCGKSYISQRNLQRHQYIHTGEKPYQCSQCGTSFAYHTALKRHQCIHTGEKPHHFIQC